One genomic window of Elaeis guineensis isolate ETL-2024a chromosome 2, EG11, whole genome shotgun sequence includes the following:
- the LOC105048274 gene encoding LOW QUALITY PROTEIN: iron-sulfur cluster assembly protein 1 (The sequence of the model RefSeq protein was modified relative to this genomic sequence to represent the inferred CDS: deleted 1 base in 1 codon), translated as MLRVGARRLLGLGVGHRVSAPPAADAGSTAAVVAVRGYHERVVDHYNNPRNVGSFDKNDPMVGTGLVGAPACGDVMKLQIKVDDESGKIVDACFKTFGCGSAIASSSVATEWVKGKQMEEVLSIKNTEIAKHLSLPPVKLHCSMLAEDAIKAAVKDYEAKKAKMAQQNSESVPAEKAADA; from the exons ATGCTTAGGGTTGGAGCGAGGAGGCTGCTAGGGTTAGGGGTAGGGCATCGGGTCTCGGCCCCTCCAGCGGCCGACGCCGGCTCCACGGCGGCGGTTGTGGCGGTGAGGGGGTACCACGAGAGGGTGGTGGATCACTACAATAACCCCCGGAACGTGGGGTCCTTCGACAAGAACGACCCGATGGTGGGGACGGGGCTGGTGGGAGCCCCGGCCTGCGGTGACGTGATGAAGCTCCAAATCAAGGTCGACGATGAATCCGGCAAGATCGTCGATGCCTGCTTCAAGACTTTCGGCTGTGGCTCCGCCATCGCCTCCTCCTCCGTTG CTACTGAGTGGGTAAAAGGGAAGCAAATGGAGGAAGTACTATCCATCAAGAACAc AGAAATTGCAAAACATCTCTCACTTCCACCTGTGAAACTCCACTGCAGTATGCTTGCTGAAGATGCTATCAAGGCTGCCGTAAAGGATTATGAAGCAAAGAAAGCCAAGATGGCTCAACAAAATTCA GAGTCTGTACCAGCTGAGAAGGCAGCTGATGCTTAA
- the LOC105048264 gene encoding galactinol synthase 1 gives MAPGVPATSMCRGETWGYFGSRRAYVTFLAGDGDYVKGAVGLAKGLRKVKSMYPLVVAVLPDVPEAHRQLLRDQGCIVREIEPVYPPENQTQFAMAHFVINYSKLRIWNFEEYSKMIYLDADIQVFDNIDHLFDMPDGYFYAVMDCFCEKLWSQSPQYSIGYCQQCPEKVAWPAEMGSPPPLYFNAGMFVFEPNHRTYENLLETLKITPPTPFAEQDFLNMFFEKTYRPIRLVYNLVLAMLWRHPENVELDKVKVVHYCAAGSKPWRYTGKEVNMDREDVKMLVAKWWDIYNDESLDFKAEDMVAEGEAFSMSSSIMAGMPEPTINYIPAPSAAA, from the exons ATGGCCCCCGGCGTTCCTGCCACTAGCATGTGCCGGGGGGAGACATGGGGCTACTTTGGCTCGAGGCGGGCCTATGTTACGTTCCTCGCCGGCGACGGCGACTATGTGAAGGGGGCGGTGGGGCTGGCCAAGGGGCTGAGGAAGGTGAAAAGCATGTATCCGCTCGTGGTGGCGGTGCTGCCTGACGTGCCCGAGGCTCACCGCCAGCTGCTCCGGGATCAGGGGTGCATCGTCCGGGAGATCGAGCCCGTGTACCCACCGGAGAACCAGACCCAGTTCGCCATGGCCCACTTCGTCATCAACTACTCCAAGCTACGCATTTGGAAC TTTGAGGAATACAGCAAGATGATCTATCTTGATGCGGATATCCAAGTGTTCGATAACATAGACCACCTCTTTGACATGCCTGATGGCTACTTCTATGCTGTGATGGACTGCTTCTGCGAGAAGTTATGGAGCCAGTCTCCCCAGTACTCTATTGGCTATTGCCAGCAGTGCCCGGAAAAGGTGGCATGGCCTGCCGAGATGGGATCTCCTCCTCCACTCTACTTCAATGCTGGCATGTTCGTGTTCGAGCCCAATCATCGAACCTATGAGAACCTTCTTGAGACTCTTAAGATCACACCACCAACCCCCTTTGCAGAGCAG GATTTCTTGAACATGTTCTTCGAGAAGACCTACAGGCCAATCCGTCTTGTTTACAATCTGGTCCTGGCCATGCTGTGGCGCCACCCAGAAAACGTTGAGCTTGACAAGGTTAAGGTGGTCCACTATTGTGCTGCA GGTTCAAAGCCATGGAGGTACACTGGGAAAGAAGTTAACATGGATAGGGAGGATGTCAAAATGCTAGTGGCAAAATGGTGGGATATCTACAATGATGAGTCACTTGATTTCAAGGCAGAGGACATGGTTGCAGAGGGAGAGGCCTTCTCGATGTCTTCATCGATCATGGCAGGCATGCCAGAGCCCACAATCAACTACATCCCTGCACCATCTGCAGCAGCTTAA